One stretch of Micromonospora cremea DNA includes these proteins:
- a CDS encoding ABC transporter permease, with product MSTPAPAVPVPGTDTEALQASATELSRRSRLPGWFVILWRNRKCRAGLLLLGAFVLVALFAPLIAPYDPRGDAFPTSLGPTGGHWLGTTAQGEDVFSQLIVGARTSLIVGLAAGLLSTLIGLVIGLTAGYLQGWVDEVLSFLINLGLVVPALPLMVTLAAYAPVRGLWLIIAVISVTGWAYGARIKRSQIITLRTRDYITAARFAGDGTARIIAREIVPNMTSLIVVGFMGAALGAIGGEAGLAFLGLGDPQTVSWGTMLNQASLGGALLTGQWAWLIAPGLALSLLITSFTLINFGIDALSNPHLRED from the coding sequence ATGAGCACACCCGCTCCCGCCGTACCGGTCCCGGGCACCGACACCGAGGCCCTCCAGGCGAGCGCCACCGAGCTGTCCCGGCGCAGCCGGCTGCCCGGCTGGTTCGTCATCCTGTGGCGCAACCGCAAGTGTCGCGCCGGACTGCTGCTGTTGGGCGCCTTCGTGCTGGTCGCGCTCTTCGCCCCGCTGATCGCGCCGTACGACCCGCGCGGCGACGCGTTCCCGACCTCGCTCGGCCCCACGGGTGGGCACTGGCTCGGCACCACGGCACAGGGCGAGGACGTCTTCTCGCAGCTGATCGTCGGCGCCCGCACCTCGCTGATCGTCGGGCTCGCCGCCGGGCTGCTCTCCACCCTGATCGGGCTGGTCATCGGGCTGACCGCCGGCTACCTGCAGGGCTGGGTCGACGAGGTCCTCTCTTTCCTGATCAACCTCGGTCTGGTGGTGCCGGCGCTGCCGCTGATGGTGACGCTGGCCGCGTACGCGCCGGTCCGTGGACTGTGGCTGATCATCGCCGTGATCAGCGTGACCGGCTGGGCGTACGGCGCCCGGATCAAGCGGTCGCAGATCATCACCCTGCGCACCCGTGACTACATCACTGCGGCCCGGTTCGCCGGCGACGGCACCGCCCGGATCATCGCCCGCGAGATCGTGCCCAACATGACGTCGTTGATCGTGGTCGGCTTCATGGGCGCGGCGCTCGGCGCGATCGGTGGCGAGGCGGGTCTGGCCTTCCTCGGGCTGGGCGATCCGCAGACGGTCAGCTGGGGCACCATGCTCAACCAGGCCAGCCTCGGTGGGGCCCTGCTCACCGGCCAGTGGGCCTGGCTCATCGCGCCCGGTCTGGCGCTGTCGCTGCTGATCACGTCGTTCACATTGATCAATTTTGGTATCGACGCGTTGAGCAACCCCCACCTCCGGGAGGATTGA
- a CDS encoding ABC transporter ATP-binding protein — translation MALLEVENLSVTYTPRDLPANRAVHDVSFDIAEGEFVGLLGESGCGKSTLGNAVLRLLSAPARISGGRVTFDGVDLTTADEDELRTLRWTNLSTVFQSSMNSLNPVIRVQAQFADTFAAHKIPGDVTARATELLELVSLDRQVLRAYPHELSGGMKQRVALALALALRPKLVLLDEPTTGLDVVVQRSILTRLAELRRELGFAVLFISHDLGTVLEMADRVMVMYGGEIVENRSAAGMLHEPRHPYTRGLLGSYADPRLPDVQVTYIPGRPPDLSRPHRGCLFTPRCPHAEDACREIHPELLPEHGGLVRCLVAQEDRLPVVRLGAADAAATIGSHFPATGALTDPADTSDVAAEAVLTVDRVSKRYTSRRGLRTHSVDAVRDVSFTLHPGRVTALVGQSGSGKSTIARLITGVERPSSGEVRFDGDSGRTVRVDGLRGRALVDYRRHVQMVFQDPFSALNPTRTVAYALSRPLVNFAGLRGAAIRERSAELLESVGLAPAGQFLDKLPHQLSGGQRQRVVTARALAPDPRVLIADEPISMLDVSIRAEILELLGELVRNRRLAMLYITHDLLSARLLADEVLVLNQGVVVEHGPTREVIGAARDDYTRLLLDSIPNPFAPATRS, via the coding sequence ATGGCCTTGCTTGAGGTGGAGAACCTCTCCGTCACCTACACGCCGCGCGACCTGCCGGCCAACCGTGCCGTGCACGACGTCTCGTTCGACATCGCCGAGGGCGAGTTCGTCGGGCTGCTGGGGGAGTCCGGCTGCGGCAAGTCGACATTGGGCAACGCCGTCCTGCGGCTGCTCTCCGCGCCGGCCAGGATCAGCGGCGGCCGGGTCACCTTCGACGGCGTCGATCTGACCACCGCCGACGAGGACGAGCTGCGCACGCTGCGCTGGACCAACCTGTCCACGGTCTTCCAGAGCAGCATGAACTCGCTCAACCCGGTGATCCGGGTGCAGGCGCAGTTCGCCGACACCTTCGCCGCGCACAAGATCCCCGGCGACGTCACCGCGCGGGCGACCGAGCTGCTCGAGCTGGTCTCGCTGGACCGCCAGGTGCTCCGGGCGTACCCGCACGAACTCTCCGGCGGCATGAAGCAACGGGTGGCACTGGCCCTCGCGCTGGCGCTGCGCCCCAAACTGGTGCTGCTGGACGAGCCGACCACCGGGTTGGACGTGGTGGTGCAGCGCAGCATCCTCACCCGGCTGGCGGAGCTGCGCCGCGAGCTGGGCTTCGCGGTGCTGTTCATCAGCCACGACCTCGGCACGGTGCTGGAGATGGCCGACCGGGTGATGGTGATGTACGGCGGCGAGATCGTCGAGAACCGCTCGGCGGCCGGCATGTTGCACGAGCCCCGCCACCCCTACACGCGCGGCCTGCTCGGCTCGTACGCCGACCCGCGGCTGCCCGATGTGCAGGTCACCTACATTCCGGGCCGCCCGCCGGACCTGTCCCGGCCGCACCGCGGCTGCCTGTTCACCCCACGCTGCCCGCACGCCGAGGACGCCTGCCGGGAGATCCATCCCGAGCTGCTGCCCGAGCACGGCGGGCTGGTCCGTTGCCTGGTCGCCCAGGAGGACCGGCTGCCGGTGGTGCGTCTCGGCGCGGCGGACGCCGCCGCCACGATCGGCAGCCACTTCCCGGCCACCGGGGCCTTGACCGATCCGGCCGACACGTCCGACGTGGCGGCCGAGGCCGTCCTCACCGTCGATCGGGTCAGCAAGCGTTACACCAGCCGGCGGGGGCTGCGCACCCACTCGGTCGACGCGGTTCGCGACGTGTCGTTCACCCTGCACCCGGGCCGGGTCACCGCCCTGGTCGGACAGAGCGGTAGTGGCAAGTCCACGATCGCCCGCCTGATCACCGGGGTGGAACGCCCCAGCTCCGGCGAGGTGCGCTTCGACGGCGACTCCGGCCGGACGGTCCGGGTGGACGGGCTGCGCGGACGCGCCCTGGTCGACTACCGCCGGCACGTGCAGATGGTCTTCCAGGACCCGTTCAGCGCCCTCAACCCGACCCGGACGGTCGCGTACGCCCTGTCCCGCCCGCTGGTCAACTTCGCCGGGTTGCGCGGCGCCGCGATCCGGGAGCGCTCGGCGGAGCTGCTGGAGAGCGTGGGGCTCGCCCCGGCCGGGCAGTTCCTCGACAAGCTGCCACACCAGCTCTCCGGTGGGCAGCGCCAGCGGGTGGTGACCGCCCGGGCCCTCGCCCCCGACCCGCGGGTGCTCATCGCCGACGAGCCGATCTCGATGCTGGACGTCTCGATCCGCGCCGAGATCCTGGAGCTGCTCGGTGAACTGGTCCGCAACCGCCGGCTCGCGATGCTCTACATCACCCACGACCTGCTCAGCGCCCGGCTGCTCGCCGACGAGGTGCTGGTGCTCAACCAGGGGGTGGTGGTGGAGCACGGCCCGACCCGGGAGGTGATCGGGGCCGCACGGGACGACTACACCAGGCTGCTGCTCGACTCGATCCCGAACCCCTTCGCCCCGGCCACCCGTTCGTAG
- a CDS encoding ABC transporter permease translates to MAYFARRFLFFIGTLWAAVTLNFLIPRLQPGDPAEAIVSRLAGQSESIDPAQLQAIRIMLGAPDGNLFEQYVQYLGAIVQGDFGVSYTYFPYSVTHMIGQALPWTVILVGVTQIISFIVGTLLGTWAAYRRNSRVDSVITLGSTFLGTLPFFWLALLLIYVFAITLRWFPERGGYGGGSSPGWSWIFISDAFQHSVLPAVALLITGPIGWIIGMRNNMVQSLGEDHARLAVARGLPRRRIALTYGARIAILPNVTGFAIALGSVLGGTVLVETVFNYPGMGRLLLESVSSRDYPLMQAIFLFTTVGVLVANFLADLLYGFLDPRVRKADTA, encoded by the coding sequence TACTTCGCCAGACGCTTCCTGTTCTTCATCGGCACCCTGTGGGCGGCCGTCACGCTCAACTTCCTGATTCCCCGGCTGCAACCCGGCGATCCCGCCGAAGCGATCGTGTCGCGGCTGGCCGGGCAGAGCGAAAGCATCGACCCGGCCCAGTTGCAAGCCATCCGGATCATGCTCGGCGCCCCGGACGGCAACCTCTTCGAGCAGTACGTGCAGTACCTGGGAGCGATCGTCCAGGGTGACTTCGGGGTGTCGTACACCTACTTCCCCTACAGCGTCACCCACATGATCGGCCAGGCGTTGCCGTGGACGGTGATCCTGGTCGGCGTCACCCAGATCATCTCGTTCATCGTCGGCACGTTGCTGGGCACCTGGGCCGCGTACCGCCGTAACAGCCGGGTCGACTCGGTCATCACGCTCGGCTCGACGTTCCTCGGCACGCTGCCCTTCTTCTGGCTCGCCCTGCTGCTCATCTACGTCTTCGCGATCACCCTGCGCTGGTTCCCCGAGCGTGGCGGCTACGGCGGCGGCAGCAGTCCCGGTTGGAGCTGGATCTTCATCTCCGACGCCTTCCAGCACAGCGTGCTGCCGGCCGTCGCGCTGCTGATCACCGGCCCGATCGGCTGGATCATCGGGATGCGCAACAACATGGTGCAGAGCCTCGGCGAGGACCATGCCCGGCTCGCCGTCGCCCGCGGCCTGCCCCGCCGGCGCATCGCGCTCACCTACGGTGCCCGGATCGCGATCCTGCCCAACGTCACCGGCTTCGCCATCGCGCTGGGCAGCGTTCTCGGCGGCACGGTGCTCGTCGAGACGGTCTTCAACTACCCGGGCATGGGCCGGCTGCTGCTGGAGTCGGTGTCCAGCCGGGACTACCCGCTGATGCAGGCGATCTTCCTGTTCACCACGGTCGGCGTGCTGGTGGCGAACTTCCTCGCCGACCTGCTGTACGGGTTCCTCGACCCCCGGGTGCGAAAGGCGGATACGGCATGA